The following are encoded together in the Coffea arabica cultivar ET-39 chromosome 1c, Coffea Arabica ET-39 HiFi, whole genome shotgun sequence genome:
- the LOC113723405 gene encoding inorganic phosphate transporter 1-4-like: MPETQNNVLNALDVAKTQWYHFTAIVIAGMGFFTDAYDLFCISLVTKLLGRTYYYVEGAEKPGSLPPNVSAAVNGVAFCGTLAGQLFFGWLGDKMGRKKVYGITLMIMVLASIASGHSFGHGPKFVMGTLCFWRFWLGFGIGGDYPLSATIMSEYANKKTRGGFIAAVFAMQGFGILSGGIFAIIISAIFNARFKAPSFALDPAGSTVPQADYVWRIILMAGAIPAALTYYWRMKMPETARYTALVAKNGKQAAADMSKVLQVDLEAQQEINIQTTQKSAGSFGLFTKEFLRRHGLHLLGTTSTWFLLDIAYYSQNLFQKDIFSAIGWLPSAKSMNAMEEVFKIAKAQTLIALCGTVPGYWFTVFLIDKMGRFAIQLMGFCMMTIFMLALAIPYDHWAKGNHVGFVVLYSLTFFFANFGPNATTFIVPAEIFPARLRATCHGISAASGKSGAIVGAFGFLYLAQNQDKTKTDAGYPPGIGMRNSLIVLAVINLLGALFTFLVPESKGKSLEEISGEDQQAQQPTQS; the protein is encoded by the coding sequence ATGCCTGAAACCCAAAATAACGTGCTTAATGCACTTGACGTCGCAAAAACACAATGGTACCATTTCACTGCAATTGTGATTGCTGGAATGGGCTTCTTCACGGACGCATATGATCTCTTCTGCATATCCCTTGTCACAAAGTTGTTGGGCCGCACATACTACTACGTCGAAGGAGCAGAAAAACCAGGCAGCTTACCTCCTAACGTATCAGCTGCGGTAAATGGGGTAGCATTTTGCGGAACTCTGGCCGGCCAACTCTTCTTTGGATGGCTTGGGGATAAAATGGGCCGGAAAAAGGTGTACGGAATCACGCTTATGATCATGGTTCTTGCCTCAATTGCTTCGGGGCATTCCTTCGGGCATGGTCCAAAATTTGTCATGGGAACACTATGCTTTTGGCGGTTTTGGCTTGGTTTCGGCATCGGAGGCGATTATCCGCTGTCGGCCACCATCATGTCAGAGTACGCAAATAAAAAGACTCGTGGCGGTTTCATAGCTGCTGTTTTTGCCATGCAGGGATTTGGGATATTATCTGGTGGCATCTTTGCCATCATCATCTCTGCAATTTTCAATGCAAGGTTTAAGGCTCCATCTTTTGCACTCGACCCCGCTGGCTCAACTGTTCCTCAGGCAGACTATGTTTGGAGGATAATTCTCATGGCTGGAGCAATTCCTGCTGCATTGACTTACTATTGGCGGATGAAGATGCCTGAGACTGCCCGGTATACGGCTTTGGTTGCCAAGAATGGAAAACAGGCTGCCGCTGACATGTCTAAGGTTCTACAGGTCGATTTGGAAGCACAACAAGAAATCAACATCCAGACAACTCAAAAATCGGCAGGCTCATTTGGCTTGTTCACAAAGGAGTTTCTTCGGCGCCATGGGCTTCACTTGTTAGGTACAACCTCCACATGGTTTTTACTTGATATTGCATATTACAGTCAAAATTTGTTCCAAAAGGACATCTTCTCTGCAATTGGATGGCTTCCCTCGGCAAAGTCTATGAATGCCATGGAGGAAGTCTTCAAGATCGCCAAGGCACAAACCTTGATTGCCTTGTGCGGTACAGTCCCAGGATATTGGTTCACTGTCTTTCTGATTGACAAGATGGGAAGGTTTGCCATTCAGTTGATGGGCTTCTGTATGATGACAATCTTTATGCTTGCTTTGGCCATCCCTTACGACCACTGGGCTAAAGGAAACCATGTTGGCTTTGTGGTACTGTACTCGTTAACCTTCTTCTTTGCAAATTTTGGTCCCAATGCCACGACATTCATTGTGCCTGCTGAGATTTTTCCAGCCAGGTTGAGAGCAACCTGCCATGGCATTTCAGCTGCATCTGGAAAATCAGGTGCAATTGTGGGTGCGTTTGGGTTCTTGTATTTGGCTCAAAACCAAGATAAGACAAAGACAGATGCAGGATATCCACCTGGCATTGGAATGAGAAATTCGCTGATTGTGTTGGCTGTCATCAATCTTTTGGGTGCACTGTTTACGTTCTTAGTGCCTGAATCAAAGGGCAAGTCTCTAGAAGAAATTTCAGGTGAGGACCAACAGGCACAGCAGCCCACACAGAGTTAA
- the LOC113723411 gene encoding inorganic phosphate transporter 1-4-like — translation MAGENLKVLNALDSAKTQWYHFTAIIIAGMGFFTDAYDLFCISLVTKMLGRIYYTKPGAPKPGSLPPDVSAAVNGVALCGTLAGQLFFGWLGDKLGRKKVYGITLMLMCLCSIASGLSFGHEAKSVMATLCFFRFWLGFGIGGDYPLSATIMSEYANKKTRGAFIAAVFAMQGFGILGGGVFAMIISAAFDAKYPAPPYEVDPVASTIPQADYVWRIILMAGAMPALLTFYWRLKMPETARYTALVANDLKQANADMSKVLQVDIEAEPAKVQQTAGSPSSSYGLLSKEFLTRHGLHLLGTTSTWFLLDIAFYSQNLFQKDIFSAIGWIPAAKTMNSINEVFTIAKAQTLIALCSTVPGYWFTVALIDRMGRFAIQLLGFTMMTAFMFALAFPYHHWTQPGHHIPFVVMYSLTFFFANFGPNATTFVVPAEIFPARFRSTCHGISAASGKLGAMVGAFGFLYLAQSPDKAKTDAGYPPGIGVKNSLIVLGAVNFLGLLFTFLVPESKGKSLEEMSGEIGDMKEGGEELDRPASYNNRTVPVI, via the coding sequence ATGGCAGGGGAAAATCTGAAGGTGCTGAATGCTCTGGATTCGGCAAAAACTCAATGGTATCACTTCACGGCGATTATCATTGCCGGAATGGGATTCTTCACAGATGCCTATGATCTCTTTTGTATCTCCCTTGTCACCAAGATGCTCGGCCGCATCTACTACACCAAACCAGGCGCTCCCAAGCCCGGCAGTCTGCCTCCTGATGTCTCTGCTGCTGTCAATGGCGTGGCACTCTGTGGAACCCTAGCCGGCCAGCTCTTCTTTGGTTGGCTCGGGGACAAGCTGGGAAGGAAGAAGGTTTATGGCATAACCCTCATGCTCATGTGCCTCTGTTCAATTGCTTCAGGCCTTTCCTTCGGTCACGAAGCAAAATCAGTTATGGCCACTCTTTGCTTCTTTCGCTTTTGGCTTGGATTTGGCATTGGCGGTGATTATCCTCTTTCCGCCACCATTATGTCTGAATATGCCAACAAGAAGACCCGCGGTGCCTTCATTGCAGCAGTCTTTGCCATGCAAGGCTTCGGCATTTTGGGTGGAGGCGTTTTCGCCATGATAATTTCTGCAGCTTTTGATGCCAAATACCCTGCTCCACCTTATGAGGTGGATCCAGTTGCTTCAACTATCCCGCAAGCGGATTATGTGTGGAGGATCATCCTGATGGCAGGCGCAATGCCAGCACTGCTTACTTTCTACTGGCGGTTGAAGATGCCCGAAACTGCTCGTTACACCGCTCTTGTTGCCAACGATTTGAAGCAGGCTAATGCAGATATGTCCAAAGTTTTGCAAGTCGACATCGAGGCTGAGCCAGCCAAGGTGCAGCAGACAGCTGGAAGCCCGAGTAGCTCATACGGTCTGCTGTCCAAGGAATTTCTTACGCGTCATGGGCTTCACTTGCTTGGTACAACGAGCACATGGTTCTTGCTTGATATTGCATTTTACAGCCAGAATTTGTTCCAGAAGGACATTTTTAGTGCAATTGGATGGATCCCTGCAGCAAAGACTATGAACTCAATCAATGAAGTGTTTACCATTgccaaggcacaaactcttattGCTCTCTGCAGTACTGTGCCTGGCTACTGGTTCACAGTTGCTCTCATCGATAGAATGGGAAGATTTGCTATTCAATTGTTGGGTTTCACCATGATGACAGCTTTTATGTTTGCTCTGGCCTTCCCCTACCACCACTGGACTCAACCAGGACACCATATCCCATTTGTGGTGATGTACTCGTTGACCTTCTTCTTTGCCAATTTCGGTCCCAACGCCACCACTTTTGTTGTGCCAGCTGAGATCTTCCCAGCTAGATTTAGATCAACTTGTCACGGAATATCAGCTGCATCAGGGAAATTGGGAGCAATGGTGGGTGCTTTTGGATTCCTATATTTGGCTCAGAGCCCGGATAAGGCCAAGACTGATGCAGGGTACCCACCGGGTATTGGGGTGAAGAATTCCCTCATTGTGCTGGGAGCTGTTAACTTTTTGGGCTTGTTGTTTACCTTCTTGGTCCCAGAATCCAAGGGGAAATCGCTGGAGGAAATGTCAGGTGAAATCGGAGACATGAAAGAGGGAGGAGAAGAATTGGACCGTCCAGCTTCTTACAATAACAGGACGGTTCCGGTGATATAA